A DNA window from Flavisolibacter ginsenosidimutans contains the following coding sequences:
- a CDS encoding type II toxin-antitoxin system RelE family toxin — MSYTVLIEKKVESFIKKQSKTTAQRITTAISSLAENPRPAGCKKLQGYDNEYRIRIGDIRILYTIEDEIITVTVYKAGYRGSVYK; from the coding sequence ATGAGCTATACGGTCCTTATTGAAAAGAAGGTTGAAAGCTTTATTAAAAAGCAATCCAAAACCACCGCTCAACGAATTACAACGGCCATTTCATCTCTCGCAGAAAATCCACGCCCCGCCGGCTGCAAAAAACTTCAGGGCTATGACAACGAATACAGAATTCGCATTGGCGACATTCGAATTTTGTATACAATAGAAGATGAGATTATTACTGTTACGGTTTACAAAGCCGGATACAGAGGTAGTGTTTACAAATAG
- the lepA gene encoding translation elongation factor 4, with translation MKNIRNFCIIAHIDHGKSTLADRLLQTTNTISDRDMMDQVLDDMDLEREKGITIKSHAIQINYKHKNENYTLNLIDTPGHVDFSYEVSRALAACEGALLLVDATQGIQAQTISNLYLAIENDLEIIPVINKIDMDGAMIEEVKDQIIELIGCKPEEILLASGRTGIGVDAILEAIVDRIPAPKGKEDAPLQALIFDSVFNSFRGIIVYYRIVNGVIRKGQKVKFVSTGQEYEADEVGILKLGLQPTAEVKTGDVGYIITGIKNAKEVKVGDTITDAVNPTKEIIKGFQEVKPMVFAGIFPVNTDDFEELRECMDKLQLNDASLTFELETSQALGFGFRCGFLGLLHMEIIQERLEREFNQTVITTVPNVSFIAYTTKGEKIIVNNPTEMPEPVRTDRIEEPFIKAQIITKPDYIGNIMTLCLGKRGILINQSYLTTTRVELIFEMPLTEIVFDFYDKLKSQTRGYASFDYHPIGYREADIVKMDILLNNEKVDALSALIHRGRAQDFGRKLCEKLKELLPRQQFQIAIQAAIGAKVIARENISAMRKDVTAKCYGGDISRKRKLLEKQKEGKKRMRQIGSVEVPQEAFLAVLKLD, from the coding sequence ATGAAGAACATTCGCAATTTCTGCATTATCGCACACATTGATCACGGCAAAAGCACGCTGGCTGATCGCTTGCTTCAAACCACCAATACCATTTCCGATAGAGACATGATGGACCAGGTGCTTGACGACATGGACCTGGAACGAGAGAAGGGCATTACCATCAAGAGTCATGCGATTCAAATCAATTACAAGCACAAGAACGAGAACTATACGCTTAACCTGATTGATACGCCGGGCCACGTGGACTTCAGCTACGAAGTAAGCCGTGCCCTGGCCGCTTGCGAAGGCGCACTGCTGCTGGTAGATGCAACCCAAGGCATACAGGCGCAAACCATTTCCAATTTGTATTTGGCGATAGAGAATGATTTAGAGATCATTCCCGTTATTAACAAGATTGACATGGACGGCGCCATGATTGAAGAAGTAAAGGACCAGATCATTGAGCTCATTGGCTGCAAGCCCGAAGAAATTTTGCTGGCGAGCGGTCGCACGGGCATTGGCGTTGACGCGATTTTGGAAGCCATCGTTGACCGCATTCCCGCGCCAAAAGGAAAAGAAGACGCACCGCTGCAAGCTCTCATTTTCGACAGCGTGTTCAATAGCTTTCGCGGCATCATTGTTTATTACCGTATTGTAAACGGCGTCATTCGCAAAGGACAAAAAGTAAAATTTGTTTCTACCGGTCAGGAATACGAGGCCGATGAAGTGGGCATTTTAAAACTTGGCTTGCAACCAACAGCCGAGGTAAAGACCGGCGATGTTGGCTACATTATTACCGGCATTAAAAACGCCAAGGAAGTAAAAGTTGGTGATACCATCACTGATGCAGTTAATCCAACGAAGGAAATTATTAAAGGCTTTCAGGAAGTAAAGCCAATGGTTTTTGCAGGAATCTTTCCGGTGAATACGGATGATTTTGAGGAGTTGCGCGAATGCATGGATAAACTGCAATTGAACGATGCATCGCTGACTTTTGAACTGGAAACATCACAAGCTCTGGGCTTTGGTTTTCGCTGCGGCTTTTTGGGCTTGCTGCACATGGAAATCATCCAGGAACGATTGGAGCGGGAGTTTAATCAAACGGTGATTACCACGGTGCCGAACGTAAGTTTTATTGCTTACACGACGAAGGGTGAAAAGATCATTGTGAACAACCCGACCGAAATGCCCGAGCCGGTAAGAACCGACCGCATTGAAGAGCCTTTCATCAAAGCACAAATCATTACCAAACCAGATTATATCGGCAACATCATGACGCTTTGCCTCGGTAAACGCGGCATCCTTATCAATCAAAGCTATTTGACCACAACCCGCGTTGAGCTTATTTTTGAAATGCCGCTAACGGAGATTGTGTTTGATTTTTACGATAAATTAAAATCACAAACACGCGGCTATGCGTCGTTTGATTATCATCCCATTGGCTATCGCGAAGCAGACATTGTGAAGATGGACATCCTGTTGAACAACGAGAAAGTGGATGCCTTGAGTGCCCTCATCCACCGCGGACGTGCGCAGGATTTTGGTCGGAAGCTTTGCGAAAAATTAAAAGAACTCCTGCCGCGCCAACAATTCCAGATAGCCATACAAGCCGCGATCGGTGCAAAGGTTATTGCCCGCGAAAACATCTCCGCCATGCGCAAAGACGTAACCGCAAAATGTTACGGTGGTGACATTAGCCGAAAGCGAAAACTGCTGGAAAAACAAAAAGAAGGCAAGAAGCGGATGCGCCAGATAGGTAGTGTGGAAGTGCCGCAGGAAGCGTTTTTGGCGGTGCTGAAGCTGGATTAA
- a CDS encoding DUF1684 domain-containing protein: protein MKKILLINFLLYSFVCFSQTKYEDSLRLFLHNYVQSHEVVKGDDKKFIQFYLVNKAYRVVANFKPSASGEWLTFKTSGTKNKVFKLYGTLSFLLKGKACQLNVYQSQELTTNPEYKNYLFLPFTDLTTGNETYGSGRYLDLTTTDIQNGKLVLDFNKAYNPYCAYVSGVYNCPIPPKENNLQVAVKAGEKAFAKAH, encoded by the coding sequence ATGAAAAAAATTCTCCTGATAAATTTCTTATTGTATTCGTTCGTTTGTTTTTCGCAAACGAAATACGAAGATTCGCTACGGCTGTTTTTGCACAATTATGTGCAAAGCCATGAGGTAGTGAAAGGCGATGACAAGAAGTTCATACAGTTCTATCTGGTGAACAAAGCCTACCGCGTGGTAGCTAATTTTAAGCCGTCTGCATCCGGCGAATGGCTAACGTTTAAAACCTCGGGAACAAAAAACAAAGTTTTTAAATTGTACGGAACACTTTCGTTTTTATTGAAAGGAAAAGCCTGTCAATTGAACGTTTATCAATCACAGGAGTTAACGACAAACCCGGAATACAAAAATTATCTCTTCCTGCCTTTTACCGATTTAACCACCGGGAACGAAACCTACGGCAGCGGACGTTACCTGGATTTAACAACGACTGACATTCAAAACGGAAAACTTGTTTTGGATTTTAACAAAGCCTACAATCCTTACTGCGCCTACGTTAGCGGTGTTTACAATTGTCCCATTCCGCCAAAAGAAAACAACTTGCAGGTTGCGGTGAAAGCGGGTGAAAAAGCTTTTGCGAAAGCACACTGA
- a CDS encoding trans-sulfuration enzyme family protein: MSTTTQILQSIPVDPLTGAISVPIYQTSTFVQEAPGVNKGYDYARTGNPTRATLENIIAQLEEGKVGAAFGSGLAAIDAVVKLLQSGDEILAVDDLYGGAFRLFTQIYQKFGITVNYVDSTNVENVFNAVTPKTKLIWIETPTNPTLKISDIAAIAKIARASGCWLCVDNTFASPALQKPLSLGADIVLHSATKYLGGHSDLIAGLVVTKDKELGERIRFIQNASGAILSPFDSFLVIRGIETLNLRIKQHCNSAQAVAEYLQEHPAVDKVFYPGLSSHPNHAIAKTQAKGFGGVVSFTLKTDTEEAAKGFVTSTGLFHLAESLGGVKSLVSHPASMTHKSIPAEKRKAAGVNDSLIRLSVGLEEAADLIKDLEQAFAKIKQEQLQTA; the protein is encoded by the coding sequence ATGAGCACTACAACCCAAATTCTGCAAAGCATTCCCGTTGACCCACTGACAGGCGCTATCAGCGTGCCCATTTATCAAACTTCCACCTTTGTGCAAGAAGCACCCGGCGTAAACAAAGGCTATGATTATGCCCGCACCGGTAACCCTACAAGAGCAACACTGGAGAACATCATTGCGCAATTGGAAGAAGGCAAAGTCGGTGCGGCATTTGGCAGTGGCTTGGCCGCCATTGATGCCGTGGTGAAACTCTTGCAGAGCGGGGATGAAATATTAGCCGTGGATGATTTATACGGCGGCGCCTTCCGCTTGTTCACGCAGATCTATCAAAAGTTCGGCATTACGGTTAATTACGTAGACAGCACAAACGTAGAAAACGTTTTCAACGCCGTCACGCCCAAAACAAAACTGATTTGGATAGAAACGCCAACAAATCCCACGCTGAAAATTTCCGACATTGCGGCCATCGCTAAGATTGCCAGGGCTTCAGGGTGTTGGCTTTGCGTGGATAATACTTTTGCTTCACCCGCCCTACAAAAGCCTCTTTCATTGGGAGCTGATATCGTCCTGCACTCCGCCACCAAATACCTCGGCGGTCACAGCGACCTGATTGCCGGTTTGGTGGTAACAAAAGACAAAGAATTGGGCGAACGAATCAGGTTCATTCAGAACGCAAGCGGCGCCATTCTCTCGCCTTTCGATAGTTTCCTTGTCATTCGCGGCATTGAAACATTGAACCTTCGCATCAAACAACATTGTAACAGCGCACAAGCCGTTGCAGAATATTTACAAGAGCATCCTGCCGTTGATAAAGTTTTTTATCCTGGCCTTTCTTCGCATCCGAATCATGCCATTGCAAAAACACAAGCCAAAGGTTTTGGTGGCGTTGTTTCGTTCACGCTGAAGACCGATACGGAAGAAGCGGCAAAAGGTTTTGTAACGTCAACGGGTCTTTTCCATTTGGCAGAAAGCCTTGGCGGTGTGAAAAGTCTCGTATCGCATCCGGCCAGCATGACGCACAAATCCATTCCGGCAGAGAAAAGAAAAGCCGCCGGCGTAAACGACAGCCTCATTCGTCTTTCTGTAGGGCTGGAAGAAGCGGCCGATTTAATAAAAGATTTGGAACAAGCCTTTGCAAAAATTAAACAAGAGCAATTACAAACAGCATAA
- a CDS encoding arginase has product MKNIKIIEVPSEIGAGTRGASLGIEAIKIAALDFMSNFFIHFPCEKIPVENKLLYEPIESPYAKRIKGIVSMYEKVSKAVYDTIKSGFFPVVLSGDHSISGATIAGLKMAKPKSKLGVIWIDAHADLHTPYTTPSGNLHGMPLAISLNEDNEEYAVHELDEETKKHWNYLKNIGKIAPKVLPEDVVYISLRDYEKEEKGLIDKYGMKVISTKEFRTKGAENIVRSLTRYFSDCTDIYVSFDVDSLDSSLTKGTGTPVSNGLREREAEDLISKLMQNRKVCCFEITEVNPTLDKENLMAEIAFNILQRSVNVLMMS; this is encoded by the coding sequence ATGAAGAATATAAAAATTATCGAGGTGCCGTCGGAGATTGGCGCCGGTACAAGGGGCGCATCGCTGGGCATTGAAGCCATTAAAATTGCCGCCCTCGACTTCATGAGCAACTTCTTTATTCATTTTCCCTGTGAGAAAATTCCGGTTGAAAACAAGCTGCTTTATGAGCCTATTGAGTCGCCGTACGCCAAGCGCATCAAAGGCATTGTTTCCATGTACGAGAAAGTGAGTAAGGCCGTTTACGATACAATCAAATCCGGTTTTTTCCCGGTGGTGTTGAGCGGCGATCACAGCATTTCCGGCGCCACCATCGCAGGCCTAAAGATGGCCAAGCCCAAAAGCAAACTGGGTGTGATTTGGATTGACGCTCACGCTGATTTGCACACGCCGTACACTACGCCATCGGGCAATTTGCACGGAATGCCTTTGGCCATTTCTTTGAACGAAGACAACGAAGAATACGCGGTGCACGAACTGGACGAGGAAACAAAAAAGCACTGGAATTATTTGAAGAACATTGGCAAGATTGCGCCCAAGGTTTTGCCCGAAGACGTGGTTTATATTTCGCTGCGCGATTACGAAAAAGAAGAAAAAGGATTGATTGACAAATACGGCATGAAGGTGATCAGCACCAAAGAATTTCGAACCAAGGGTGCAGAGAATATTGTGCGATCCCTAACCCGTTACTTCAGCGACTGCACCGATATTTATGTTTCGTTTGACGTGGACAGTTTGGATTCCTCGCTTACGAAAGGCACCGGAACGCCGGTAAGCAATGGCTTAAGAGAACGCGAAGCTGAAGATCTCATTAGCAAGTTGATGCAAAACCGCAAGGTCTGTTGCTTTGAAATCACCGAAGTCAATCCCACGTTAGACAAAGAAAATTTAATGGCGGAAATTGCCTTCAATATCTTGCAGCGAAGCGTGAATGTTCTGATGATGAGTTGA
- a CDS encoding homoserine dehydrogenase, with translation MSTHKQLTIGLFGFGVVGEGIYRVLNQTPSLYASIKKVCIKHPDKKRDAPAALFTTNYDELLNDEEINLIVELIDDADEAYKIVTTAFRKGKSVISANKKMIAEHLQELIQLQQEHNVSFLYEAAVCGSIPVVRNLEEYFDNDLLQSISGIVNGSTNFILTQVADGASYSEALLEAQQKGFAESNPSLDVEGFDATNKLTILLAHAYGILTEPASLLRQGITRLHAKDAAYASEKGLKIKLVAQARKLSSGKVAAFVLPQFVKADSQLFNVNNEYNGVIIESKLADKQFFYGKGAGRYPTSSAVTSDISAFGYHYQYEYKKLNRKEKNALTNDFYLDVFVSFAAWTDVNKWDFEELTEYHSTADRQYIRGIIHAEKLRDASWFNDPSVSIIVQQDGVIEKESLVHKNLKKVSLQLAGVGF, from the coding sequence ATGAGCACACACAAACAATTAACCATTGGCCTGTTCGGCTTTGGCGTAGTGGGAGAGGGCATTTATCGCGTGTTGAATCAAACGCCTTCGCTGTACGCTTCCATAAAAAAAGTTTGCATCAAGCATCCCGATAAAAAGCGCGACGCACCGGCGGCTTTGTTCACCACGAATTACGACGAGCTGCTGAACGACGAGGAGATCAATCTCATTGTGGAATTGATTGACGATGCGGACGAAGCTTACAAAATTGTCACTACGGCCTTTCGCAAAGGCAAGTCGGTGATCAGCGCCAACAAGAAGATGATTGCCGAACATTTACAAGAATTAATTCAGCTTCAGCAGGAACACAACGTTTCCTTTTTGTATGAAGCCGCAGTTTGCGGCTCCATTCCCGTTGTTCGCAACTTGGAAGAATATTTCGACAACGACTTGCTGCAAAGCATTTCGGGCATCGTGAATGGTTCTACCAATTTTATTTTAACGCAAGTAGCTGACGGCGCAAGTTATTCGGAAGCCTTGCTGGAAGCGCAACAGAAAGGATTTGCGGAAAGCAATCCTTCGCTGGATGTGGAAGGTTTTGACGCAACAAATAAGCTTACAATTTTGCTGGCACACGCTTACGGCATTCTTACCGAACCGGCAAGTTTATTAAGGCAAGGCATTACCCGGTTGCACGCAAAAGATGCGGCTTATGCCTCGGAGAAAGGGTTGAAAATAAAACTGGTGGCGCAGGCCAGAAAATTGTCAAGCGGAAAGGTCGCGGCATTTGTATTGCCGCAATTCGTAAAAGCCGACAGCCAGTTGTTCAACGTGAACAACGAATACAACGGCGTAATCATTGAAAGCAAGCTGGCCGACAAACAATTTTTTTACGGCAAAGGCGCGGGGCGCTACCCAACGTCTTCGGCTGTAACGTCTGACATTTCCGCTTTTGGCTATCATTATCAATACGAATACAAAAAGCTGAACCGGAAAGAAAAGAATGCGTTGACGAATGATTTTTACCTCGATGTTTTTGTTTCGTTTGCCGCCTGGACGGACGTAAATAAATGGGATTTTGAAGAACTGACCGAGTATCATTCCACCGCCGACCGGCAATACATTCGCGGCATTATTCACGCCGAAAAACTGCGCGATGCGTCCTGGTTTAATGATCCATCGGTTTCCATCATTGTGCAGCAGGACGGCGTGATTGAGAAGGAAAGCCTTGTTCACAAAAACCTTAAAAAAGTTAGCCTGCAATTAGCCGGCGTCGGATTTTAG